The Leishmania mexicana MHOM/GT/2001/U1103 complete genome, chromosome 6 DNA segment ACGCATAGCCGTACATGATGTGGCCCTTCTTGCGCAGCGCGTTCACAACATCGGCTGCCGTCACGGTCTTCTTTCGGGCGTACTCGGTGTaggctgtgctgcagcgcacaaTGTCCTCCACGTAGGCCTTCAGCACGGAGCGCACCTCTTCGTAGATCTCGGCAGAGATGCGCTtcacgccaccgcggcgcgccaTGCGGCGGACGCAGCCGCATGTGATGCCGCGGATGttgtcgcgcagcaccttcttCTGGCGCTTCTGGCTGCCCTTGGCATCAGAGGAGCGCTTGCCCTTGGCCATGTTTGGATTGTGTTGGGGGGGTTGGTGGAAAAGGGAGTAGTAAGAAGATGAGCTGAGAACTCAGAAAGAGTCGAAGAGCtgccggagcagcagcggaagtCAGTCCAAAAAAGAGCGagggacggagggagagaaggagagagtgagaacgagtgggagaagaggcgaacTTGACGGAGGCCATTGGATCCGGGAAAGGAGGGCGGGCGAAGTCATtggtgcagcggtgccagcagCCAAAGGCGATGCGGAGAGCGGGCAAGATCACCACTCAACGCCGTACACAAGGCCAGCGCACCTTGGGagtgagctgcagcggctaaggcacaaaaaaaaggtgctGCAGTTTTCCCCCTTCAAGGGAAGGGGCGACAGGGCCACAGACGTAGGAGTCGACTGTCCAAGTGCAGGAACCGTTCACACGCCTTTCAGGACAAGTCGATACACATCAGAAGCATGATGGGGTCGTCGCAGACAGACGAACAAAAAGTCACGCGCAGATACTCGCACATGCATGTGCGTCTGTGTAGCACAGGCACAACGAGAGAGTGGGAGCGAGTGAGTGAAGCATGAGGAACACGGAAGATGAAAGGCAAAGAACGGAAGAGGTGAGTCAAGCCTCAGGAATGTGTCGCACAGGCACAGTGAACGGAACACGAAGAGACATATATCCAGTGAGTAAGAAAGTTTCGCGGGGCTcgaggcgagggagaagcCCACGCGGTGCCGTAGAAGAGAGGCAGccaaagagagaaaggcaaaGGGAAAATAGAAAAAGGTAGAGCAGATGGTGTCGTTCGTTTGATCGTGTGTGCCTTGGTGCGTCAGCTTGGGACATGCATGATGGGCGTGGGGGTGCTGAGTGTGAGATGTGACGTagcctccacctccacactCATAGGCAGAAACAGAGATGGTTACTGAACAGCTGCACGACACTCACGATAAAGGCGGTGATGACTGTAGTAGAGATGGCAAAGCAAGAATAacaggaagagaagggcTATAAAGGGAGTACACTCAAACAGCACGGAACGCAGCAacagaagacacacacggagaTGGAAGGGCCAGGGAATCAACGAGCGGCGAGTGGGAAGAGCATGAGACCGGAAGAAAGAGGCGTTTTAGACAGATGGAGGGGTCGGCATCCTTCATTTTGGGGTCGCGTATGGGGATgtcggtgttgctgctgatcTAACGAAAATGGAAGGTCCGAAGAGGTGCTCATGTGGGGAGAGGTGTGGAGGCTATGCTAACGAGCACGTtggaaggaagaggaggaaaaagGGGGGTGCAGAAGCTGCCATCCTTGTTGCACGATGAGAGCCGAATCTGGGCTAGCACTTGACAGGGTGTGTGTATAGGAAGCCCAGACTTCCGTacctgcggctgctgtgcgcaTGTATGAgcatgtatatatgtgtattCACGTGCGCACGGGTTTCGCNNNNNNNNNNNNNNNNNNNNNNNNNNNNNNNNNNNNNNNNNNNNNNNNNNNNNNNNNNNNNNNNNNNNNNNNNNNNNNNNNNNNNNNNNNNNNNNNNNNNcctaaccctaaccctaaccctaaccctaaccctaaccctaaccctaaccctaaccctaaccctaaccctaaccctaaccctaaccctaaccctaaccctaaccctaaccctaaccctaaccctaaccctaaccctaaccctaaccctaaccctaaccctaaccctaaccctaaccctaaccctaaccctaaccctaaccctaaccctaaccctaaccctaaccctaaccctaaccctaaccctaaccctaaccctaaccctaaccctaaccctaaccctaaccctaacccgtacccgtacccgtacccgtacccgtacccgtacccgtacccgtacccgtacccgtacccgtacccgtacccgtacccgtacccgtacccgtacccgtacccgtacccgtacccgtaccctcccccgtaccataacacacgcacacaacaacctttaatagaccacacacaccaagtcaCAACAGcaccctcaccctcaccccacccctcccagTGTCCTTGGTGGTCGTCAGTCCCCCAAGGCCAATTAGCACCGGTGTTGCAATCTTGTAATGCGCATGAACCGGAGTGGTCGTGGTCTGGCGGTTGGCATAGCTGTTGATTCCCGACGATGAATACAGTAAGAGTCGTGCAAGAGTCGTACCGGTGATGATGCCAGGCTTCGCGGGTGCGGTGTTGTGAGGAATGATGGTGTCCTCGGTGGTGCTTGCCGTCTTCACTGGCGCATGAAGCACACGGGATGTGGTGTACAAGACTATTGGTGCAGAAATGTCCGTCGTTCTTGGAGAGAGTGCCGAAgagtgagagggaggaagagagctTGGGGTTGTGTAGAGGCGTGAGTGGACTGCATAACACGCAGACAGAAGTACATGATCACaccagagagaaagagataGTGAAGAATTCcaagcgcacacagagaagagagatTATGATGCGCAAATCGCGCAAGGGAAGGAGATTGAGAGAAGAGATAGCCTTATTCGTGTCTGAGAGCACCCCGGCACGCAGAACCACGGCTTTATCCTTGCCATACGTTTTCTATGACTCCTGTTACGTTTTGTGGGAGCTTAGAAATGATGCAGACGCGCTGATGGCGATATGTGGCATCACATCGCTGAAACAGCACTGGAgcaggggggaagaggaacAGTTGATGAGTATCCCGCAGAGGCCGCTTGAATGGCGCGAAGCGATAATACTGGGAAGGCGATACCAGTGCCTCAAAAACGCACCACGACGCCCGCCTGAGGTGACCATTACAGTGGAGGCAGTGCAAAGCAGGTGATCAtcaggagagagacgggaaAGAGGCGGTGGATGggaaagggaaaagagaagcagagagTGCATCACGGACACATCAAGGGCGTAGACGGCATCCTGTGACATCAGCCGTGCGCCAGAAATATGGTGCCCGATCGGCGGGTTGGTGAGTTGCGGTACGCAATAGCTTTGCGAACGGGCAGGCGATAAGGAGAAAAGGGGTACGGTTTTCAGACGCACGGACATGAGGAGTGAAGCGTGTTGTATGGCCGCTTTGTCATCTCTACATATGGCGGGGTGGTGAGAGGAGTCgaaaaggggaaaaaggagagaacGCGAGAGTCGTGGATGAATGCCTTGAGGTCCGGGaaaggcgccgtcgccacctgAGCGTTTTTTACTTTTCCGTCATTCAAGTGCATGAACGATGCGCATAGACATAGGGGAATACGAATAAATAGTCGGCGCGTGGGCCCGTGTGCACAGAAGCATCAGTTGTGCCAGGAGAGAGGTGCATCGTTGCCTTGCGCGGTTTTCTTTTTGGTCCCCGTTTGCTTCTCGTCAGTTTTGCCTGTTCACTGTTTCAGGtgttttttcctttttgttgACGTtactctcctcctccagcagcttcatacccagacgcacacagagacacgcacgtcCATAGACAATAACGTGTTTTGTTGTGGTGAAACGGGGTGGCGGAgtggcggagaggggggaagaaggggtAGGGCAGGGTAGGCcggaagggaagggggaatAGGGGAGAAAGATACGGAAACAAAAAGAAGTCTATCGGTGGGTGTAAGCTGCAGGGAGTGTTGGTATGCTGTCAACATCCCCAGTACAAGCTACGGTGTGGCGATTGCCCTACGCATAGCCGTACATGATGTGGCCCTTCTTGCGCAGCGCGTTCACAACATCGGCTGCCGTCACGGTCTTCTTTCGGGCGTACTCGGTGTaggctgtgctgcagcgcacaaTGTCCTCCACGTAGGCCTTCAGCACGGAGCGCACCTCTTCGTAGATCTCGGCAGAGATGCGCTtcacgccaccgcggcgcgccaTGCGGCGGACGCAGCCGCATGTGATGCCGCGGATGttgtcgcgcagcaccttcttCTGGCGCTTCTGGCTGCCCTTGGCATCAGAGGAGCGCTTGCCCTTGGCCATGTTTGGATTGTGTTGGGGGGGTTGGTGGAAAAGGGAGTAGTAAGAAGATGAGCTGAGAACTCAGAAAGAGTCGAAGAGCtgccggagcagcagcggaagtCAGTCCAAAAAAGAGCGagggacggagggagagaaggagagagtgagaacgagtgggagaagaggcgaacTTGACGGAGGCCATTGGATCCGGGAAAGGAGGGCGGGCGAAGTCATtggtgcagcggtgccagcagCCAAAGGCGATGCGGAGAGCGGGCAAGATCACCACTCAACGCCGTACACAAGGCCAGCGCACCTTGGGagtgagctgcagcggctaaggcacaaaaaaaaggtgctGCAGTTTTCCCCCTTCAAGGGAAGGGGCGACAGGGCCACAGACGTAGGAGTCGACTGTCCAAGTGCAGGAACCGTTCACACGCCTTTCAGGACAAGTCGATACACATCAGAAGCATGATGGGGTCGTCGCAGACAGACGAACAAAAAGTCACGCGCAGATACTCGCACATGCATGTGCGTCTGTGTAGCACAGGCACAACGAGAGAGTGGGAGCGAGTGAGTGAAGCATGAGGAACACGGAAGATGAAAGGCAAAGAACGGAAGAGGTGAGTCAAGCCTCAGGAATGTGTCGCACAGGCACAGTGAACGGAACACGAAGAGACATATATCCAGTGAGTAAGAAAGTTTCGCGGGGCTcgaggcgagggagaagcCCACGCGGTGCCGTAGAAGAGAGGCAGccaaagagagaaaggcaaaGGGAAAATAGAAAAAGGTAGAGCAGATGGTGTCGTTCGTTTGATCGTGTGTGCCTTGGTGCGTCAGCTTGGGACATGCATGATGGGCGTGGGGGTGCTGAGTGTGAGATGTGACGTagcctccacctccacactCATAGGCAGAAACAGAGATGGTTACTGAACAGCTGCACGACACTCACGATAAAGGCGGTGATGACTGTAGTAGAGATGGCAAAGCAAGAATAacaggaagagaagggcTATAAAGGGAGTACACTCAAACAGCACGGAACGCAGCAacagaagacacacacggagaTGGAAGGGCCAGGGAATCAACGAGCGGCGAGTGGGAAGAGCATGAGACCGGAAGAAAGAGGCGTTTTAGACAGATGGAGGGGTCGGCATCCTTCATTTTGGGGTCGCGTATGGGGATgtcggtgttgctgctgatcTAACGAAAATGGAAGGTCCGAAGAGGTGCTCATGTGGGGAGAGGTGTGGAGGCTATGCTAACGAGCACGTtggaaggaagaggaggaaaaagGGGGGTGCAGAAGCTGCCATCCTTGTTGCACGATGAGAGCCGAATCTGGGCTAGCACTTGACAGGGTGTGTGTATAGGAAGCCCAGACTTCCGTacctgcggctgctgtgcgcaTGTATGAgcatgtatatatgtgtattCACGTGCGCACGGGTTTCGCACTTGTGCATCTCACAGCACGGCACTTTCCCAGCAGACGCGAGGAAAAATGAAAAGCAGAGATGTTGGTTGCACAGATGACTGAGTGTAAGAGAGGAAATAACAGAGCCTCACGTTCTAGCGCCTTAAGCGTCAATTGGCAAAGATAGGACTGGCACCACAGAGCAGAGTGATAAGCAAAGACAGAGCGCGAGAACAAGACAGAAATGGAGCGTATGATTGAGGGTGGGATGGAAAGTgagagagcagagagggTCTGTCTGCGTGCTCCCTGACACCGTGACGACTTTGGCGAAGAAGATGTGAGGGCGCATCTGCTCTTCCCTGACGGAAGattgaaaaaaaaaaaaacagaaaagagaggaagggaaagGGGGCCATGAGGCAGTGCATTCgtgcacgcagacacagacacatataTTCACTGGTGTCACGCGTACATGAAGGACGTTTGagaaaagaggaggagaaaagggcagcagcaaaggaaacaaaagaagaaaagagTTGAATCACCAAAAGAGAGATGCAGATATCACAGACTAGCAGTGCCACTGTCTCTTCCGCTCTTGAACGCACTGGCGTCATCTCCATCAGAGTGTATAGGGGCGCTGCAGGGAAGGTGATCTAGTGCAATGCGTACGACACCACATCAAGGGGCACCTAAAAGTCCGTGCCAAGATACACCTGATGGCTGAGTCGCACGCCGCGCTCctggagagaggcgcactCACGCTCAGAAGCATTGCTCGAGAAACGCGTGCCACCGATGCCGAGGTAGATGAGATGAGAACAAGCCGCTAAGGGGGCCAACGATGTGAGTccggtgcacacgtgcaggTGCAGCTTCGTCAGCTGCGGACACTGTGCCACGGCCTCGAGTGCGGCGTCGGTGAAGGCTGTGTCGCAGGCACCGACCTCCTCGAGTGATCCAAGGCTGCCAAGCGGTGTGAAGTCGCTCACAAGACGACATCCATTGAGCAGGAAGACGCGTAGActcgacgcggcggtgcagagAGTTGCCAGGCATGTGTCCGTCACCGGCGAGCAAGAGAGGTTAAGCTCTTCCAGCAACGAGAGCCGTGCAAGCGGAGAGAAGTGCTCGATGGCGGGGCAGGCGCTCATGTTGAGGCGTAGCAGctggcagcaccgcgcgaCAGACTCGACGCCGGTGTCGTCCATCCACGTGTCCCGCACGTCAAGCATCCGCACCGTTCGCAGCTCCGCTAGCGGCGTGAAAATGTCCACGCCGCGGCATGATGACatgtgcacctcctccagctctgGAAGAGCATGGATGCGCTCGAGGTCAGAGTTGCGGAAGCGCGTTCGGGCCACGTGAAGGTATGTCAGGTCCTCTAGCGCTTCTAGAGGAGAGAAGTCGGTGATGCAGTTGCAGCTATTGAGTGCTAGAAAGAACAGCTGTggacagctgcagcagaggtggagaagcCCTGTGTTGTCGAGACGCGTGTGCGACACGTCAAGCTGAGAAAGACGCGTCAGCGCT contains these protein-coding regions:
- a CDS encoding histone H4, which gives rise to MAKGKRSSDAKGSQKRQKKVLRDNIRGITCGCVRRMARRGGVKRISAEIYEEVRSVLKAYVEDIVRCSTAYTEYARKKTVTAADVVNALRKKGHIMYGYA